Proteins from one Vicia villosa cultivar HV-30 ecotype Madison, WI unplaced genomic scaffold, Vvil1.0 ctg.002260F_1_1, whole genome shotgun sequence genomic window:
- the LOC131638318 gene encoding pentatricopeptide repeat-containing protein At2g22410, mitochondrial-like produces MIKEFLHTDPSSIFNLLKSYALSPHNILKAKDFFHQIQKPNLSHWNLMIRGWSQTDNPIEAIRTYNLMYSQGLIGNNITYPFLLKACARIPNVSCTRMVHARVLKLGFESVLFVSNSLIHGYAGFGELGFARKVFDEMSERDLVSWNSLICGYGRCKRYSEVLDVFEAMRMAGVKGDAVTMVKVVLACSVLGEWSVADAMAEYIEKNKVEVDVYLGNTLIDMYGRRGMVDLARRVFDRMHDRNMVSWNAMIMGYGEASNFVAARELFDDMPQRDVISWTSMITGYSQAGQFVKAVRLFKEMMETKVKPDKITVASVLSACAHIGSLDVGEAVHDYIRTHDVKADIYVGNALIDMYCKCGAVEKALAAFEEMGKKDSVSWTSVISGLAVNGFADFALNLFSLMLREGVRPTHGTFVGVLLACAHAGVVDKGLEYFESMEKVYGLTPEMKHYGCIVDLLSRSGDLERAYDFIKQMPVEPDVVVWRILLSASQVHGNLSLAEIAANKLLKLDPSNSGNYILSSNTYAGSNRWEDVIRMRGLMEESNVHKPSGSSSIEINVSNSSQDTCFVEAQEKIKLNDM; encoded by the coding sequence ATGATCAAAGAGTTTCTTCATACAGACCCTTCCTCCATTttcaaccttctcaaatcttACGCACTTTCTCCCCATAATATCCTCAAAGCCAAAGACTTCTTCCACCAAATTCAAAAACCCAATTTATCCCATTGGAATCTCATGATACGTGGTTGGTCCCAAACCGACAACCCCATTGAAGCCATTCGCACTTACAACCTCATGTATAGCCAAGGCCTAATTGGTAACAATATCACTTACCCTTTTCTCCTCAAGGCATGTGCTCGCATTCCTAATGTTTCCTGTACCAGAATGGTTCATGCTCGTGTTTTGAAACTTGGGTTTGAGTCGGTTCTCTTTGTTTCCAACTCCTTGATTCATGGGTATGCAGGATTTGGTGAATTGGGTTTTGCGcgtaaggtgtttgatgaaatgtctgaACGGGATTTGGTATCTTGGAATTCTTTGATTTGTGGGTATGGTCGGTGTAAGAGGTATAGTGAGGTTTTGGATGTTTTTGAAGCAATGAGGATGGCTGGTGTGAAGGGTGATGCTGTGACAATGGTGAAAGTTGTTTTGGCTTGTTCTGTTTTGGGTGAGTGGAGTGTTGCTGACGCTATGGCTGAGTACATTGAGAAAAATAAGGTGGAGGTTGATGTTTATTTGGGAAATACATTGATTGATATGTATGGACGGCGTGGTATGGTTGATCTGGCCCGGCGAGTATTTGATCGAATGCATGATAGGAATATGGTTTCTTGGAATGCTATGATCATGGGTTATGGGGAAGCAAGTAACTTTGTTGCTGCAAGGGAACTGTTTGATGATATGCCGCAGAGGGATGTGATCTCGTGGACTTCTATGATCACTGGTTACTCTCAAGCAGGTCAGTTTGTAAAGGCAGTGAGGCTTTTCAAAGAAATGATGGAAACTAAGGTGAAGCCGGATAAAATCACCGTTGCCAGTGTGCTCTCTGCGTGTGCTCATATCGGCTCACTTGATGTTGGAGAGGCTGTTCATGACTATATTAGGACACATGATGTGAAGGCTGATATTTATGTTGGAAATGCTTTGATTGATATGTATTGCAAGTGTGGAGCGGTTGAGAAAGCATTGGCGGCATTTGAAGAGATGGGGAAGAAGGACTCGGTATCGTGGACATCAGTGATCTCAGGCCTTGCTGTCAATGGTTTTGCAGATTTCGcacttaatttattttcacttatgTTGCGGGAAGGTGTTAGGCCTACTCACGGAACCTTTGTTGGAGTTTTGCTGGCCTGTGCTCATGCTGGAGTGGTAGATAAGGGGTTGGAATATTTCGAAAGTATGGAAAAAGTTTATGGATTAACACCGGAAATGAAACACTATGGCTGTATTGTGGATCTTTTGAGTCGCTCTGGCGATCTAGAAAGGGCATATGATTTCATAAAGCAGATGCCTGTGGAACCAGATGTTGTAGTATGGAGGATATTGCTGAGTGCCTCTCAAGTTCATGGAAATCTATCCTTAGCTGAGATTGCCGCAAACAAGCTTCTAAAACTGGATCCTTCAAATAGTGGCAACTATATACTATCCTCTAATACTTACGCAGGATCCAATAGGTGGGAAGATGTTATTAGAATGAGAGGTCTGATGGAGGAGAGTAATGTACATAAACCATCAGGTAGCAGTTCCATAGAAATAAATGTTTCAAACAGTTCTCAGGATACATGTTTTGTTGAAGCTCAAGAGAAAATTAAATTGAACGATATGTAG